One segment of Carya illinoinensis cultivar Pawnee chromosome 13, C.illinoinensisPawnee_v1, whole genome shotgun sequence DNA contains the following:
- the LOC122291252 gene encoding NDR1/HIN1-like protein 13 translates to MADRVHPRASPPSEAGHDDNFSRSSETTLKPVSPDSGKPLPQPGTYVIHIPKDQVYRVPPPENASRYKHLARRSKRRRPCCLCLCWSFALFAIFLVLSAVAAGIFYLVFKPESPNYSVKAIIIRGLNLTAITTSSSSVQTVSPEFDITIRSDNPNDKIGIYYQKDSSVEIFYSDIRLCNGILPVFYQPSNNVTVFHTVLKGSGIELSGTVKNSLVEAQKRGEVPLDLKIRAPVKIKVGSVKTWKITVKVDCVITVDKLTADAKIVSNDCDYGVDLW, encoded by the coding sequence ATGGCCGACCGAGTCCACCCCCGCGCCTCACCCCCATCAGAGGCCGGCCACGACGATAATTTCTCCAGAAGCTCCGAGACTACGCTTAAACCCGTCTCTCCGGATTCGGGTAAACCACTCCCTCAGCCTGGAACTTACGTCATCCACATCCCCAAGGACCAAGTCTACCGCGTCCCTCCACCGGAGAACGCTAGCCGCTACAAGCATCTCGCTCGCCGCAGCAAGCGCCGCCGGCCCTGTTGCCTCTGCCTTTGCTGGTCCTTCGCCCTCTTCGCCATTTTCCTGGTCCTCTCCGCCGTCGCCGCTGGCATCTTCTACCTTGTCTTCAAGCCCGAATCACCGAACTACTCGGTCAAGGCAATCATCATCCGCGGCCTCAACCTAACAGCGATAACGACGTCGTCTTCGTCTGTCCAAACGGTCTCGCCAGAGTTTGATATCACCATCAGATCCGACAACCCCAACGACAAGATTGGGATCTACTACCAGAAAGACAGCTCCGTCGAGATTTTCTACTCAGACATTAGACTGTGTAACGGCATATTGCCGGTGTTCTACCAGCCGTCGAACAACGTGACGGTGTTCCACACGGTGCTGAAAGGGTCGGGGATCGAGCTTTCGGGAACGGTGAAGAACTCGTTGGTAGAGGCGCAGAAGCGAGGAGAAGTGCCGTTGGATTTGAAAATACGAGCTCCGGTGAAGATTAAGGTGGGGTCCGTCAAGACGTGGAAGATCACCGTTAAGGTGGACTGTGTCATAACGGTTGATAAGTTAACGGCGGACGCGAAGATAGTGTCTAATGATTGTGACTATGGTGTAGATCTATGGTAG